A portion of the Rhinolophus sinicus isolate RSC01 linkage group LG16, ASM3656204v1, whole genome shotgun sequence genome contains these proteins:
- the LOC141569274 gene encoding developmental pluripotency-associated protein 2-like encodes MANSNFNSSEKDYFKVELEDESVILTLVPVSEEPNEEHQMEPSISSISEDNLKIPRTDDKGYLPQTSEQFKACPKPMLPLPTILPSINKVRWDTLQNWCQQFNLSTDGKKIDVYLRLKEHAYSEEKQNIPETLQESSSKKCKMVTKKARSKKGCKMSEREQMTNSVEVITSAQEAMLAAWARLAARAVQPKAMNLCPIPSSAENFLLQTSGVRWCVVHGRPLLADREGWVRLQFYAGQAWVPDPPKKMISLFLLPACTFPYPDLEDNMLCPDCVKRNKRMMEKLTTTKK; translated from the coding sequence AtggcaaattcaaattttaatagcAGCGAAAAGGATTACTTTAAGGTTGAATTAGAGGACGAAAGTGTGATTCTCACATTGGTTCCAGTTAGTGAGGAACCTAATGAAGAACATCAAATGGAACCAAGCATTTCTTCAATCTCAGAAGACAACCTGAAGATTCCTAGGACAGATGATAAAGGTTATCTTCCTCAAACAAGTGAACAGTTCAAAGCTTGTCCAAAACCAATGCTCCCCTTGCCGACCATTTTGCCTTCAATTAATAAAGTGCGTTGGGATACTTTGCAGAACTGGTGTCAACAATTTAATTTGAGTACTGATGGCAAGAAAATAGATGTTTATCTGAGGCTCAAGGAACATGCAtactctgaagaaaaacaaaatattcctgAAACACTACAGGAGTCAAGTTCAAAGAAATGCAAGATGGTGACCAAGAAAGCAAGGAGTAAGAAAGGTTGTAAGATGAGTGAGAGAGAGCAAATGACCAATAGCGTTGAGGTGATAACTTCAGCTCAGGAAGCCATGTTGGCAGCATGGGCAAGACTTGCTGCAAGAGCCGTTCAACCTAAGGCTATGAATTTATGTCCCATTCCTTCTTCTGCTGAGAACTTCCTGCTGCAAACCTCTGGTGTCAGGTGGTGTGTGGTCCATGGCAGACCTCTCTTGGCAGACAGAGAGGGTTGGGTTCGCCTGCAGTTCTATGCAGGTCAGGCATGGGTGCCTGACCCTCCTAAGAAGAtgatctctctcttcctgttaCCAGCCTGCACTTTCCCATACCCAGACCTAGAAGATAATATGCTCTGCCCCGATTGTGTTAAGAGGAATAAGAGGATGATGGAAAAATTAACTACAACGAAGAAGTAG